GGTGCAGCGCCTCACGCCATAGCGCTTCGAGCAGGCGGTCGGCGATGAAGCCGGGGACTTCCTTGCGTACATGCAGGGGGCGCATGCCGAGGGATTCATAGACCTGGATGGCGGCCTGCACGGCTTGTGGCGCGGTTTTCTCGCCGCCCACCACTTCCACCAGCGGCAGCAGGTACACCGGGTTGAACGGGTGGCCGACCACGCAGCGTTCCGGATGCGTGGCGTCGGCGTAGAACTCGCTGGGCAGCAGGCCCGAGGTGCTGGAGCCGATCAGCACGTCGGGCCGCGCGGCGGCGCTGATGCTGGCGTGCAGTTCGCACTTGAGGTCGAGCCGTTCGGGCGCGCTTTCCTGGATGAAGTCGGCATCGCGCACGCACGCTTCGATGGTGGCGACGAAGCGCAGGCGGTCCTGCGAGGCGCCAGGAACGAGGCCCTGCTGTTCAAGCGCCGGCCAGGCGTTGGCGATGCGTGCGCGCAGTGCGGCTTCCGCGCCGGGTGCCGGGTCCCAGGCGATGACGTCGAGGCCGTGGGCCAGGGCGCGGGCAACCCAGCCGCTGCCGATGACGCCGCTGCCGAGGGCGGCGAAGGTCTTGATGTGGGTGATGAAGGACATGGATGGCTCCGGATAGGTGGCGGGGCGTCGGTTCTTTCGCAGGGCGGATCAGCGCGGCTTGAGGTTCATTTTCCTGCGCCCCTCCGCCGGGCTCAGGGCGCGGCCGCCAAGGCGCTCGATGATCTCGATGGCGCGCTCGACCAACTGGCCGTTGCTGGCATGCACGCCGCGGTCGAGCCAGATGTTGTCTTCCAGGCCGACGCGCACGTTGCCGCCCAGCAGCATCGCCTGCGCCACCATCGGCATCTGCGAGCGGCCAATGCCGAAGCCGGCCCAGGTCAGGCCCGGCGGCAGGTTGTCGGCCATCGCCTTCATGGTCGTGGTGTCGGCCGGCGCGCCCCACGGGATGCCGAGGCAGATCTGGATCAGGGGGTCTTCCAGCAGGCCCTCCTTGAGCATCTGCTTGGCGAACCAGAGGTGGCCGGTGTCGAAGATTTCCAGCTCGGCCTTCACCCCCAGCTCGGTGATGCGCCTGGCGCCAGCGCGCAGTTGCGCCGGGGTGGAGACGTAGATGAAGTCGCCGTCGCCGAAGTTGAGGGTGCCGCAATCCAGGGTGCAGATTTCCGGCAGCAGTTCCTCGACGTGGGCCAGGCGTTCCAGCGGGCCGACCAGGTCGGTGCCGGCGCCGAACTCCAGCGGCTGCTCGCCCTTGCCGATCTCCAGGTCGCCCCCCATGCCGGCGGTGAGGTTGATGATGACGTCGGTGTCGCTCTCGCGGATGCGCTCCACCACTTCGCGGTAGAGGCTCACGTCGCGGCTGGGCTTGCCGGTGTGCGGGTCGCGCACATGGCAGTGGGCGACGGTGGCGCCGGCCTTGGCGGCTTCGATGGCGGCGGCGGCGATTTCCTTGGGGGTGACGGGTATCGCCGGGTGCTTGCCGACGGTGTCGCCGGCGCCGGTCACCGCGCAGGTGACGATCACTTCGTAGTTCACGGTGGCTGTCCTTCTGGTGGGCGAACGCAGGCCCTGCGCGGCGAAGCGCGCGCAGGGGGTGCTGAAGATCAAAGGGCTACTTGAGCGATGCCTGGACGGCGGCGAGGCCGTCCTTGCCGTCGAAGGTGGTCACGCCGTCGAGCCAGGTCTTGAGCGGCTCGGGGTTTTCCTTGAGCCAGGCGCGGGCGGCATCCACCGGCTGGCTGCGGTCGAGGATCGGCACCATTACCTGGCTCACCTGCTGGCTGGTGAACTTGAGGTTGTGCAGCAGCCTGGCGACGTTGCCGCACTGCGCCTGATAGCCGCCGGCGGTCATGATCGAGACGGTGGCGGAGCCTTCGTTCGGGCCGAACACGTCGTCGCTGCCGGTGAGGTATTTCATGTCGATCTGCAGGTTCATCGGATGCGGTTTCCAGCCGAAGAACACCACCCACTGCTGGCGCTTGATGGCGCGCTTGACCGCGGTGAGCATGCCGGCCTCGCTGGATTCGACGATCTGGAAGCCCTTCAGGCCGAACTTGTCGTCGGCGATCATCCTGGCGGTGATGCGGTTGGAGCCGCTGCCGGGCTCGATCAGGTAGATCTTGTTGCCCAGCTTGTCCTTGAATCTGGCGATGTCGGCGAAGGTTTTCAGGCCGCCGTCGTAGACGTAGCTCGGCACGGCGTAGGTGGATTGCGCATCGGGCAGGGTGGGCGGGGTGATGACGTCGATCTGCTGCTTGTCGAGGTAGGGCTTTGCCACCGGCTGCATGGTCGGCTGCCAGTAGCCGAGGAAAACGTCGAGCTGCTTGTCGGCCATGCCGGCGAGGATGATCTGCTGCGAGGCGCTGGTCTGCTTGACCTTGTAACCCAGACCATCGAGCACGGCCTCGGCAACGGCGCTGCTGGCCACCACGTCGGTCCAGTTCACCGTGCCCATGCGCACGTTCTGGCATTGGGCGGGTTCGGCGGCCCAACTGGTGCTGGCGGCGAGCAACAGCGCGGCGCAGCCGACCGCTTTGATCGATAGCTTCATGACGTTTCCCTCAAGGCCCTTGCGGCGTTGGTTATCGTTATTCTTGGTCATGCCGGCCCCCGCGGGGGCTGGGGTCAAAATTACGCAGGCCGGCAGGGCGCGAATCGCACGGTGGCGACCAGCTCTTGCACAGCAGCGACCTCCCCGGTTGCCAGGGCGACGCGTTTGTTCTATCCAGACAGGGCACCCGCCAACCGGCCGCCGCTCCAGATCGCACGGTACCCACCATGTCCCAGGATTTCTGGTTCCTGCTGTTGCCCGGCTTTTCCGTGATGGGCTTCGTCTCCGCCGTCGAGCCGCTGCGCGTGGCCAATCGCTTTCGCGGCGAGCTTTACCGCTGGCACCTGATGAGCCACGACGGCGGGCCGGTGCTGGCCAGCAACGGTATGTCCATGAATGCCGACGCCGGACTGCAACCCCTCAAGCCTGACGACACGCTGCTGGTGGTGGCCGGCTTCGAACCGCTGCGCACCTGTACGCCGGCACTGCTGCACTGGTTGCGCCGGCTCGACCGCGAGGGGGTGACCCTGGGCGGCATCGATACCGGCAGCTTTGTACTGGCCGAAGCCGGCCTGTTGCAGCGCCAGCGCTGCACAGTGCACTGGGAGGCGCTGGATGCCTTCCAGGAGACTTATCCACAGGTGCAGGCGACCCAGGAGCTGTTCGAGATCGACGGCCCGCGCATCACTTCGGCGGGCGGCACGGCGTCCATCGACCTGATGCTCGACCTGATCGCCCAGGCCCACGGGCCGGAGCTGGCGGTGCAGGTCTCCGAGCAGTTCGTGGTCGGCCGCATCCGCACCCGCCAGGACCACCAGCGCCTGCAGGCCGCCAGCCGCTACGGGGTGACCAACCGCAAGCTGGCGCAAGTGATCGGCGAAATGGAACGACATACCGAGCCGCCGCTGTCCACGCTGGAGCTGGCCGAGCGCATCCAGGTCACCCGCCGCCAGTTGGAGCGCCTGTTCCGCCTGCACCTGCACGACACGCCGTCGAACTTCTACCTCGGCCTGCGCCTGGACAAGGCCCGCCAGTTGCTTCGGCAGACCGACATGAGCGTGCTGGAGATCGGCCTGGCGTGCGGCTTCGAGACGCTGTCGTACCTGTCGCGCAGCTACCGGGCGAAATTCGGGGTATGCCCGAGCCAGGACCGCACGCTCTTGCGCAAGATGGAGCCGCAGGCAGCCTCGGCACGGGTCTGAGCGGCACCCGGCGTTTGGCAATATCCGTGGGGTTGTCGTCATTTACCCTTCGCCGTCGAAGGCTGAGCATGGGCCTCAGGTGCCCTTCATCCCCGTTTCGGAGACCACCATGAGCGAAGCACGCCCACCCCTGCCGCCGTTCACCCGCGACACCGCCATCCAGAAGGTCCGCCTCGCCGAGGACGGCTGGAACAGCCGCGACCCGCAGCGCGTGTCGCTGGCCTATACCCCGGACAGCCTCTGGCGCAATCGCGCGGCCTTCGTGAAGGGCCGCGAGCGGATCGTCGAGTTCCTCGAGGGCAAGTGGACCCGCGAGCAGGAGTACCGGCTGATCAAGGAGCTGTGGGCTTTCACCGGCAATCGCATCGCCGTGCGTTTCGCCTACGAATGGCACGACGACTCGGGCAACTGGTTCCGCTCCTACGGCAACGAGAACTGGGCGTTCGATGAGAACGGCCTGATGTTCGAGCGCCACGCCAGCATCAACGACCTGCCGATCCGCGAGGACGAGCGCCTGTTCCACTGGCCGCAAGGCCGCCGCCCGGACGATCACCCGTCGCTGAGCGAACTGGGCCTTTGATCGTCAGCCTGGTTATCACAGCCGCGCGGCGCAGGACGCCGTGCAGCAGGCCGAAGTGGCCAGGAGGCCGGAAGCGATAGTCTGACCGGAACGCGCGCGGCGCGGACTCTTGCGCGCCGCGCGCGGCGGATCGGGCTGGAAGATGGTGGCCGAAGCGGGAGGCTCGGAAAATTACTAAATTCGTGGCTGCAGGATAAGAAAGAGCTGTCGTGTGGACGAGTTTGCACCAGCATGGCTCGACACTCCCGAACGTCCCCACGCACATGGTCGGGCGCTGCACTATCGTTGAACCACGCAGCTCCCACTATGGAAGGTTTCGTATATGGCTCTACGCCCGCTCCTGTCGTCCCTCGCCCTGGCCGTCGGCCTTGCGCTCGGCCACCCTGTCGCGCAGGCGGCCGACACTGCGCCACCGGCCGCCACCGAACTGAAGTGGCCGCGCGACTTCGCGCTGGGTGAGCAGCATGTGCAGATATTCCAGCCGCAGATCGAAGGCTGGGACGGCACGCGCATGAGCGGCCGCGCCGCAATCGCCGTGGGCGCCGCCAACACCGCGCCAACCTACGGCGTAGCGCTGTTCTCCGCGGCGGCTGACATCGACAAGTCCAGCGGCCTGGTGCAGCTCACCGACATCCGCATCGACAAAGTGGAAGTGCCCACCGCGCCGGACAGCGTGGACAAGGTGCGCGAGGCGCTGGTGGCGCGCCTGCCCAAGGGTGGAATGACCGTCTCCCTCGACGAACTGCAGGCCAGCTACGCGGTGAACCAGCAACTGGACAAGCTGCGCCATGTCGAGGTGAAGAACGACGCGCCGCAGATTCTCTTCGTCAGCGTCCCGACGGTGCTGGTGATGATCGACGGCCAGCCGAACTGGCAGGGGCTGGCGAACAGCGACTTCCAGCGCGTGCTCAACAGCCGCGTGCTGATCCTGCGCGACGCCCAGGGCAACAATTACCTGAACGCGGCGGGCAACTGGTACACCTCGCAGACGCTGGACGGCACTTGGCTGGTGCTGAGCCAGCCGCCGAAGGCGCTGGTGAGCGCACAGCAGGTCGCGGAGAAGTCCGGGCCGGTGGATGCGCTGCTGCCCAGGAACGGCAAGAGCCCGTCACACCCGCCGGCGGTTCTCGTCGCCACCCAGCCCACCGAACTGATCGTCAGCGAGGGCACCGCGCAGATGGTGCCGGTGGATGGCGTCACCCTGCTGAACATGAAGAACGCCGACCATGCGGTGTTCGTCGATCCGACCCACAACACCTGGTACGTGCTGGTGTCCGGCCGCTGGTTCAGCAGCCCCGGCGAGAAAGGCCCGTGGCAGTACGTCGACGGCAAGGACCTGCCCGCCGACTTCGCCAAAATCTCGCCCAAGGATCCGAAGGCCAACGTGCTGGTCTCGGTGCCCGGTACGCCGCAGGCCAAGGAGGCCGCCATCGCCGCCAGCATTCCGCAGACCGCCAGCGTCTCGCGCAGCAAGACCACGCTCAAGGTGAACTACGACGGTGCGCCGAACTTCCAGCCGATCACCGGCACCGCGCTGCGCTATGCGGTGA
The Pseudomonas triclosanedens DNA segment above includes these coding regions:
- a CDS encoding GlxA family transcriptional regulator, whose amino-acid sequence is MSQDFWFLLLPGFSVMGFVSAVEPLRVANRFRGELYRWHLMSHDGGPVLASNGMSMNADAGLQPLKPDDTLLVVAGFEPLRTCTPALLHWLRRLDREGVTLGGIDTGSFVLAEAGLLQRQRCTVHWEALDAFQETYPQVQATQELFEIDGPRITSAGGTASIDLMLDLIAQAHGPELAVQVSEQFVVGRIRTRQDHQRLQAASRYGVTNRKLAQVIGEMERHTEPPLSTLELAERIQVTRRQLERLFRLHLHDTPSNFYLGLRLDKARQLLRQTDMSVLEIGLACGFETLSYLSRSYRAKFGVCPSQDRTLLRKMEPQAASARV
- a CDS encoding L-carnitine dehydrogenase, giving the protein MSFITHIKTFAALGSGVIGSGWVARALAHGLDVIAWDPAPGAEAALRARIANAWPALEQQGLVPGASQDRLRFVATIEACVRDADFIQESAPERLDLKCELHASISAAARPDVLIGSSTSGLLPSEFYADATHPERCVVGHPFNPVYLLPLVEVVGGEKTAPQAVQAAIQVYESLGMRPLHVRKEVPGFIADRLLEALWREALHLVNDGVASTGEIDDAIRFGAGLRWSFMGTFLTYTLAGGNAGMRHFMAQFGPALQLPWTYLPAPELNQTLIDRVVEGTAEQQGTRSIAELERYRDDCLLAVLGAIRETKARHGFAFAD
- a CDS encoding carbohydrate-binding family V/XII — protein: MALRPLLSSLALAVGLALGHPVAQAADTAPPAATELKWPRDFALGEQHVQIFQPQIEGWDGTRMSGRAAIAVGAANTAPTYGVALFSAAADIDKSSGLVQLTDIRIDKVEVPTAPDSVDKVREALVARLPKGGMTVSLDELQASYAVNQQLDKLRHVEVKNDAPQILFVSVPTVLVMIDGQPNWQGLANSDFQRVLNSRVLILRDAQGNNYLNAAGNWYTSQTLDGTWLVLSQPPKALVSAQQVAEKSGPVDALLPRNGKSPSHPPAVLVATQPTELIVSEGTAQMVPVDGVTLLNMKNADHAVFVDPTHNTWYVLVSGRWFSSPGEKGPWQYVDGKDLPADFAKISPKDPKANVLVSVPGTPQAKEAAIAASIPQTASVSRSKTTLKVNYDGAPNFQPITGTALRYAVNTPTPVIEVSPNQFYAVSNGVWFVAPSATGVWQVATEVPAAIYDIPPSSPVYYVTYVHIYSVTPQNVVVGYTPGYLGVVVNSSGTVVYGTGYTYPAYVSETTYYGYPPTYGYGAGFAVGALTGFAFGFAAGSWWGAPEPCWGPYWGPYPAGGWSYTNVNQANFYGRWGQGSVTHAYGYNGWTGTQWQGSSAIGYNPRTGTHYQGARGAAFNPYSEDAAAGRRGAFSNASTGISGAGRSGIAAHTDSGDFVAGRQVATHNAQTGRTTIAERGVKGDVDEGRDTYQHDSQGISYNRRTGNAVAWKNGDVYAGHDGNVYQRTDNGWQKHTDSGWQPVQQNQSAVRSQLDQQWQSRQIGQQRFNQTQRQWGGGGRIGGGHFGGGGFRR
- a CDS encoding nuclear transport factor 2 family protein; this encodes MSEARPPLPPFTRDTAIQKVRLAEDGWNSRDPQRVSLAYTPDSLWRNRAAFVKGRERIVEFLEGKWTREQEYRLIKELWAFTGNRIAVRFAYEWHDDSGNWFRSYGNENWAFDENGLMFERHASINDLPIREDERLFHWPQGRRPDDHPSLSELGL
- a CDS encoding choline ABC transporter substrate-binding protein, which encodes MKLSIKAVGCAALLLAASTSWAAEPAQCQNVRMGTVNWTDVVASSAVAEAVLDGLGYKVKQTSASQQIILAGMADKQLDVFLGYWQPTMQPVAKPYLDKQQIDVITPPTLPDAQSTYAVPSYVYDGGLKTFADIARFKDKLGNKIYLIEPGSGSNRITARMIADDKFGLKGFQIVESSEAGMLTAVKRAIKRQQWVVFFGWKPHPMNLQIDMKYLTGSDDVFGPNEGSATVSIMTAGGYQAQCGNVARLLHNLKFTSQQVSQVMVPILDRSQPVDAARAWLKENPEPLKTWLDGVTTFDGKDGLAAVQASLK
- a CDS encoding BKACE family enzyme; translated protein: MNYEVIVTCAVTGAGDTVGKHPAIPVTPKEIAAAAIEAAKAGATVAHCHVRDPHTGKPSRDVSLYREVVERIRESDTDVIINLTAGMGGDLEIGKGEQPLEFGAGTDLVGPLERLAHVEELLPEICTLDCGTLNFGDGDFIYVSTPAQLRAGARRITELGVKAELEIFDTGHLWFAKQMLKEGLLEDPLIQICLGIPWGAPADTTTMKAMADNLPPGLTWAGFGIGRSQMPMVAQAMLLGGNVRVGLEDNIWLDRGVHASNGQLVERAIEIIERLGGRALSPAEGRRKMNLKPR